aacaaatatacacaggcagttaggaaagctaaggctagctttttcaaacaaatttgcatcctgtagcacaaactccaaaaggttctgggacactgtaaagtccatggagaataagagcacctcctcccagctgcccactgcactgaggctaggaaacactgtcaccaccgataaatccatgataatcgagcatttcaataagcatttctctacggctgaccatgctttccacctcatccccctcttcaaagggggtgacactctagaaccaaactgctacagacctatatctatcctaccctgtctttctaaggtcctcgaaagccaagttaacagattaccgaccatttcgaatcccaccgtaccttctccactatgcaatctggtttcagagctggtcatgggtgcacttcagccacgctcaaggtcctaaacaacatCACAACCGGCATcgatattattctacaatgtagaaagtagtcaaaataaagaaaaacccaggaCATATAAAGACCCCCCCCCTCATCATGATGATGATATgtatgttcccccccccccctccagaatGGTAATGATATgtatgtttccccccccccccctccagaatGGTAATGATAtgtatgtccccccccccccccctccagaatGGTAATGATAtgtatgtccccccccccccctccagaatGGTAATGATATgtatgttccccccccccccctccagaatGGTGACTGACGTGCAGCTGGCCATCTTTGCCAACATGTTGGGTGTGTCTCTGTTCCTGCTGGTGGTCCTATATCACTACGTAGCCGTCAACAACCCCAAGAAACTGGAGTAGAACTGGcctggagaggaggtgaggattgTGGGAAGGATGCAGCCAGAGATCCCTCTCTACCATATGTTTTTCGCTCCGTTTCTCAAATAGGGCAGCTCAGAGCCGGGTATGGCTCGAGCATGTACCTTAATCCAAGTATTCAATATTCCAATGTTCGCCCAGTATCCAGACCGCCAGATCAAGTCCTCATATTAGCTAGCTTAAACAGAGCTGCGTGGACTGGCGTTGaacaacaaaggagctgattggctgactaTCCTGTTGTCCAACGTGACATAATGGTGTGAATGAGGATGAAAATGGCAATGTTCTTAAAAAAAACTGCGGTATTTCCAGCTTCTTGATCTGGCAGTCTGGATCCTGGGCGAATTCGGGGTACATTGGAATATTGACTACTTGGATTGGTGAGGCTGTGGCTTCATCCcatatgacaccctattccctatttagtgcaccacttttgaccagggcccaagtAGGCAATGTGGGACGCACAATCTGACTCATGGCCTGTCCTCACAGGTGGCGGCGAGGGGGAccagagagagcagcagtgaaacGCCTCTTCTTCTCACCTTCATCGTGGTCTTTTCTCCTTCCCTGTCTGTCTCGCCCAGCCTGTACAGGAGTGTTTTCTAATAAAATGTCTGTCAACAAATGCCTATCAGTTTGGTGATTGACTGAAAAACCTTGTTGGCATTTCTACTAACATTACGTGAACACACATTACAGTACTTCAATACGTGCACTCTGGATGGAATTCATGGATTTTGGCCAGCTGGGTCTCTAGACCACAATACCTACTAGCCTTGGTTCAAAATCGGTGCCGTGGGATATTTGGGAACACAAAAAATGTAGCCCGGTCTGGAAAGAGCCAGCCAGTACACTatgcagagcacacacacacagctttctgCAAACATTTATTCAGTAACTGATCTACTGTTGAAGTCCTTCTGTACAATTGTTTTATGTCAGATGGCCATCTGTAATAACTGTTGTTTTTAGAtcaactttaatattgcagattacagtgccttcggaaagtattcagacccccttgactttttccacattttgttacgttacagccttattctaaaatggattacatttattttaaatcctcaatctacacacaatactcagctgtgcttcccttcgtagtctgtaatggtttgcaagccctgccacatctgacaagcgtcagagccggtgtagtacaatgcgatcttagtcctgtattgacactttgcctgtttgatggttcgtctgagggcatagcaggatttcttataagcgtccggattagtgtcccgctccttgaaagtggcagctctagcctttagctcggtgcggatgttgcctgtagtccatggcttctggttggggtatgtacgtggggacgacgtcatcaatgcacttattgatgaagccaattttagtttttttatttaaccaggtggccagttgagaacaagttctcatttacaactgtgacctggccaagataaagcaaagcagtgctacaaaaacaacaacacagagttgcacatgggataaacaaacacagtcaataacacaaaataaaaataaatatatatatatacagtgagtgcaaatgtagtaagaatAGGGAGGTAGgcgtgaaataattacaattcagcattaacactggagtgatagatgtgcagatgatgtgcaagtagagatactggggtgcaaatagcaaaaataaataatatgggaatgaggtagttaGTTGGTTGGGCTATTTAGAGATGGGCTATGttcaggtgcaatgatcggtaagctgcttaACGTTAGTGAGGGAgaaatgagtctccagcttcagttatctttgcaattcgttccagtcattggcagcagagaactggaaggaaaggaggcgttggctttggggatgaccagtgaaatatacctgtagAAGCGCGTGCTaggggtgggtgctgctatggtgaccagtgagctgagaaaaggtggggctttacctagcaaagacttatagatgacctggaaccagtgggtttggcgacgaatatgaagtgagggccagccaacgagagcatacaggtcgcagtggtgggtagtatatggggctttggtgacaaaactgatgtagaatgttggaggctattttgtacatgacatcaccgaagtcaaggatcgataggatagtcagttttacaagggtatgttgagcagcatgagtgaaggaggctttgttgcgaaatatgatgccgattctagatttaattttggattggagatgcttaatgtgagtctggaaggagagtttacagtctaaccagacacctaggtatttgtagttgtccatgtaacagtataactttagtacgtcccctcgccccgacctcgggcgcgaaccagggaccctctgcacacatcaacaacggtcgcccacgaagcatcgttacccatcgctccacaaaggccacggcccttgcagagcaaggggcaacactacatattggtttcagagcaagtgacgtaactgattgaaatgctactagcgcgtacccgctaactagctagccatttcacatccgttacactcacccccctttcaacctcctccttttccgcagcaaccagtgatccgggtcaacagcatcaatgtaacagtataactttaaaccgtcccctcgccccgacacgggcgcgaaccagggaccctctgcacacatcaacaacggtcgcccacgaagcatcgttacccatcgctccacaaaggccgcggcccttgcagagcaaggggaaaccctacttcaggtctcagagcaagtgacgtaaccgattgaaatgctattagcgcgtacccgctaactagctagccatttcacatccgttacactcacatattctaagtcagaaccgtccagagtagtgatgctggacgtgcgggcaggtgcgggcagcgatcggttcaaaagcatgcatttagttttacttgcatttaagagcagttggaggccatggaaggagagttgtatggcattgaagctcgtctggaggtgtccaaagaggggccagaagtatacaatgacagatgtggtgtactcctcaatgccactgGAGGAATCCCGGGacgtattccagtctgtgctagcaaaacagacctgtagcttagcatctgcttcatctgaccactatTTAATTGATATAGTCACTGGTgctcattattaccaccaggtcattataaccacccggtcattattaccaccatgtcattataaccaccaggtcattataaccaccaggtcattattaaaaCCATgtctttattaccaccaggtcattataaccaccatgtcattataaccaccaggtcattataaccacacccaccaggtcattattaccaccatgtcattataaccaccaggtcattattaccaccaggtcattataaccaccaggtcattataaccaccaggtcattataaccaccaggtcattataaccaccaggtcattataaccaccaggtcattataaccaccaggtcattataaccaccaggtcattataaccaccatgtcattataaccaccaggtcattataaccacacccaccaggtcattattaccaccatgtcattattaccaccaggtcattataaccaccaagtcattataaccaccaggtcattataaccaccaggtcattataaccaccaggtcattataaccaccaggtcattattaacaccaggtcattataaccaccaggtcattataaccaccaggtcattataaccaccaggtcattattaacaccaggtcattataaccaccaggtcattattaccaccaggtcattattaccaccaggtcattatatccaccaggtcattataaccaccaggtcattataaccacacccaccaggtcattattaccaccatgtcattataaccaccaggtcattataaccaccatgtaattataaccaccaggtcattattcgcaccaggtcattataaccaccaggtcattattaccaccaggtcaatattaacaccaggtcattataaccaccaggtcattataaccaccaggtcattataaccaccagttcattattaccaccaggtcattataaccaccaggtcattataaccaccaggtcattataacaaccagttcattattaccaccaggtcattataaccaccaggtcattataaccacacccaccaggtcattagaaccaccaggtcattattaccaccaggtcattataaccacccggtcattattaccaccatgtcattataaccaccaggtcattataaccaccaggtcattattaaaaCCATgtctttattaccaccaggtcattataaccaccatgtcattataaccaccaggtcattataaccacacccaccaggtcattattaccaccatgtcattataaccaccatgtcattataaccaccaggtcattattaccaccaggtcattattaccaccaggtcattattaccaccaggacattataaccaccatgtcattataaccaccaggtcattattaccaccaggtaattataacccccaggtcattattatcaccaggtaattataaccaccaggtcattataaccaccaggtcattattaccaccaggtcattataaccaccaggtcattataaccaccatgtcattataaccaccaggtcattatttcCACCAGCTCATTATTTCCACCAGCTCATTAtttccaccaggtcattataaccaccaggtcattatgaccaccaggtcattatgacccccaggtcattataaccaccatgtcattataaccaccaggtcattattaccaccaggtcattattaacaccaggtcattattaccaccaggtcattataaccaccagtttattataaccacacccaccaggtcattattaccaccatgtcattattaccaccaggtcattataaccaccaggtcattataaccaccaggtcattataaccaccaggtcattattaacaccaggtcattataaccaccaggtcattattaccaccaggtcattattaacaccaggtcattataaccaccatgtcattataaccaccaggtcattataaccaccaggtcattattaacaccaggtcattataaccaccaggtcattataaccaccaggtcattattaacaccaggtcattataaccaccaggtcattataaccaccaggtcattattaacaccaggtcattataaccaccaggtcattattaccaccaggtcaatattaccaccaggtcattataaccaccaggtcattataaccaccaagtcattattaccaccaggtcattataaccacacccaccaggtcattataaccaccaggtcattgttactaccaggtcgttattaccaacaggtcattattaccaccaggtcattataaccaccaggtcattattaacatcaggtctttattaccaccaggtcattattaccaccaggtcattattaccaccaggtcattattaacaccaggtcattataaccaccaggtcattattaccaccaggtcattatttccaccatgtcattataaccaccaggtcattataaccacacccatccggtcattattaccaccatgtcattattaccaccaggtcattataaccaccaggtcattataaccaccaggtcattattaacaccaggtcattataaccaccaggtcattattaccaccaggtcattattaccaccaggtctttattacaaccaggtcattataaccaccaggtcattataaccacacccaccaggtcattattaccaccatggcattataaccaccaggtcattataaccaccatgtcattattaacaccaggtcattatacccaccaggtcattattaccaccaggtctttattaccaccaggtcattattaccaccaggtcattattaccaccaggtcattattaccaccaggtcattattaccaccatgtcattataaccaccatgtcattgtaaccaccaggtcattataaccaccatgtcattataaccaccaggtcattattaccaccaggtcaatattaccaccaggtcattataaccaccaggtcattataaccaccaggtcattattaccatcaGGGcaatattaccaccaggtcattataaccaccaggtcattataaccaccaggtcattattaccaccaggtcattataaccaccaggtcattataaccacacccaccaggtcattataaccaccaggtcattattaccaccaggtcatcataaccaccaggtcattataaccacacccaccaggtcattataaccaccaggtcattattaccaccaggtcattataaccaccaggtcattataaccactaggtcattattaccaccaggtcattataaccaccaggtcattataaccaccaggtcattattaccaccaggtcattataaccaccaggtcattattaacaccaggtcattataaccaccatgtcattataaccaccaagtcattattaccaccaggtcattataaccaccaggtcattataaccaccaggtcattttaacctccaggtcattataaccaccagttcattataaccaccaagtcattataaccaccaggtcattataacaaccaagtcattattaccaccaggtcattataaccaccaggtcattataaccaccaggtcattataaccaccagttcattataacctccaggtcattataaccacacccaccaggtcattataaccaccaggtcattattaccaccatgtcattattaccaccaggtcattataaccaccaggtcattattactaccaggtcattataaccaccaggtcattattaccaccaggtcaatattaccaccaggtctttatttccaccaggtcattataaccaccaggtcattataaccaccaggtcattattaccaccaggtcattataaccaccatgtcattataaccaccaagtcattattaccaccaggtcattataaccaccaggtcattataaccaccaggtcattttaacctccaggtcattataaccaccagttcattataaccaccaggtcattataaccacacccaccaggtcattataaccaccatgtcattattaccaccaggtcattataaccacccggtcattattaccaccaggtcaatatTACCAGCAGGTCTTTAtttccaccaggtcattataaccaccaggtcattataaccaccatgtcattataaccaccaagtcattattaccaccaggtcattataaccaccaggtcattataaccaccaggtcattataacctccaggtcattataaccaccaggtcattataaccaccaggtcattataacctccaggtcattataaccaccagttcattataacctccaggtcattataaccacacccaccaggtcattataaccaccaggtcattattaccaccatgtcattataattacccggtcattattaccaccaggtcattataaccaccaggtcattattaccaccaggtcattataaccacccggtcattattaccaccatgtcattataaccaccaggtcattataaccacccggtcattattaccaccaggtcaatatTACCAGCAGGTCTTTAtttccaccaggtcattataaccaccaggtcattataaccaccatgtcattattaccaccaggtcattataaacacccggtcattattaccaccaggtcaatatTACCAGCAGGTCTTTAtttccaccaggtcattataaccaccaggtcattataaccaccaggtcattattaccaccaggtcattataaccaccaggtcattataaccaccaggtcattattaccaccaggtcaatattaccaccaggtctttattaccaccaggtcattataaccaccaagtcattataaccaccaggtcattataaccaccatgtcattataaccaccaagtcattattaccaccaggtcattataaccaccaggtcattataaccaccaggtcattataacctccaggtcattataaccaccaggtcattataaccacacccaccaggtcattataaccaccaggtcattattaccaccatgtcattataaccacccggtcattatt
This region of Salvelinus alpinus chromosome 8, SLU_Salpinus.1, whole genome shotgun sequence genomic DNA includes:
- the LOC139582426 gene encoding dolichyl-diphosphooligosaccharide--protein glycosyltransferase subunit 4; the protein is MVTDVQLAIFANMLGVSLFLLVVLYHYVAVNNPKKLE